The proteins below come from a single Lodderomyces elongisporus chromosome 3, complete sequence genomic window:
- the RMP1 gene encoding RNase MRP subunit, with product MNEDTFNSLHNDYDVLYLLQVRSKNQHRQKHWFKFMNITCRHLRKIIKLQIDIMRVTSASNGSTISPKISSKLEYKRKQIVDLAQHILKISRQAYYAYNSILVLGQFITLGFALLGNLASIVQLLSKIPGVKVLRKWDVNVVALGKNDVARDIEQRKANTVGNYEEGDDLGEEINFHEEFGDTVYDANFSLPTSNSKVVESVSATTSYGDENSREKLRQNAETRTKLENCSENTIGKNMDKITNKHSKTESNANKFSAKSGIMQISDEPIDNKAQAHPTSTQKKSDTVKKKRKASVHNMSINDIFGSSSKKSKKSKSKTEKSVKSKKALT from the coding sequence ATGAATGAAGACACATTTAATAGCTTACACAATGATTATGATGTACTCTACTTGCTTCAAGTAAGATCTAAGAACCAGCATCGTCAAAAACACTGGTTCAAATTCATGAACATTACATGTCGTCATCTTCGAAAGATTATCAAGTTACAAATAGACATTATGCGTGTTACTTCTGCTTCTAACGGCAGCACCATCCTGCCAAAGATACTGTCCAAACTAGAGTATAAGAGGAAACAGATTGTTGATTTAGCACAGCATATTCTAAAGATCTCACGACAAGCATATTATGCATACAATTCCATCTTAGTGTTAGGTCAATTTATCACTCTAGGGTTTGCGTTACTTGGTAATTTGGCGAGCATTGTACAATTATTGAGTAAAATACCCGGTGTAAAAGTATTAAGGAAATGGGACGTGAATGTGGTTGCTCTAGGGAAGAATGATGTTGCGCGAGATATTGAACAGAGAAAAGCCAATACAGTTGGAAATTATGAAGAAGGTGACGACTTGGgtgaagaaataaattttCATGAGGAGTTTGGCGATACAGTTTATGATGCAAATTTTAGTCTACCAACATCGAATTCAAAAGTTGTGGAAAGTGTATCTGCAACAACTTCATATGGAGACGAGAATAGTAGGGAAAAGCTAAGACAAAATGCCGAAACCAGGACTAAATTAGAGAATTGTCTGGAAAATACCATAGGTAAAAATATGGACAAGATCACAAACAAACACTCCAAGACCGAGTCTAATGCAAATAAATTCTCTGCAAAGAGTGGCATAATGCAAATCAGTGATGAGCCAATTGACAATAAAGCTCAAGCACATCCAACATcaacccaaaaaaaatctgATACtgtaaagaagaaacgTAAAGCATCGGTCCATAACATGTCCATAAACGATATCTTTGGTTCCTCTTCgaaaaaactgaaaaaatcaaaatccaAAACAGAGAAAAGTGTCAAACTGAAAAAAGCATTGACTTGA
- the CWC15 gene encoding complexed with cef1p, with amino-acid sequence MTTNHRPTLEGKKGKRISIHGSIVHARALPQQQNLKYRKDIPKGTFTRAVQELKQDSKQATVESGSLRKADATLPSNNFGALVDYESDDDDDDDDDDDDDDDDDDNVEEVEKDKREGDNGISGYKGLGLQEKHVNIGKANGGQETSTLGGLSKNRLPKTETGTVERSGLEKDADDKNGESQFHHSVENSSKSHMISKSSNDNQNDDHVDKKIKLDVHQDLYKAGLDEKENIREQEEEDEEEEEEEEEEETAALIAELNKLKEEKNTSSTSGKEMSSSTSIVKANFHPNQSTKTSDWRNTAFKFNKTKTRVDRNGYTTNALESRSHQDFMSQYFK; translated from the coding sequence atgactACAAATCACAGACCTACATTAGAGGGTAAAAAGGGTAAACGAATAAGCATCCACGGCTCGATAGTTCACGCAAGGGCATTACCGCAGCAACAAAACTTGAAATATAGAAAGGACATTCCAAAAGGAACATTCACTCGGGCGGTACAAGAGCTCAAGCAAGACTCTAAACAAGCAACAGTTGAATCTGGATCATTACGGAAAGCTGATGCAACCTTGCCGCTGAACAATTTCGGAGCATTAGTTGATTACGAAagcgatgatgatgatgatgatgatgatgatgatgatgatgatgatgatgatgatgataatgttGAGGAAgtagaaaaagacaaaagggAGGGTGATAATGGTATTAGTGGTTACAAGGGTTTAGGTTTACAGGAGAAGCATGTGAATATAGGCAAGGCGAATGGAGGTCAAGAAACGTCCACTCTTGGCGGTTTACTGAAAAACCGACTACCGAAAACTGAAACTGGCACCGTAGAGAGAAGTGGTTTAGAGAAAGATGCTGATGATAAGAATGGCGAAAGTCAATTTCACCATTCTGTAGAGAATCTGTCAAAATCACATATGATTTCCAAATCCTCAAATGATAATCAAAATGACGATCATGTTGAtaagaaaatcaaattaGATGTACATCAAGATTTGTATAAAGCAGGATTGGacgagaaagaaaatattagagagcaagaagaagaggacgaggaagaagaagaggaggaggaggaggaggaaacAGCTGCACTTATTGCTGAGCTTAATAAATtgaaggaggaaaagaatacCCTGTCAACTTctggaaaagaaatgtcTTCTTCTACATCAATCGTAAAGGCAAACTTTCATCCGAATCAAAGCACCAAGACATCCGATTGGCGAAATACAGcattcaaattcaataaaacaaaaactcgAGTTGATAGAAATGGATACACCACGAACGCCTTAGAATCTCGATCACACCAAGATTTTATGTCGCAATATTTCAAGTGA